One stretch of Pelmatolapia mariae isolate MD_Pm_ZW linkage group LG3_W, Pm_UMD_F_2, whole genome shotgun sequence DNA includes these proteins:
- the LOC134624197 gene encoding neurogenin-1-like: MDSLYSDIDSNSCNFFPHSEDEESRGPRCASPQPEQQQKKQRRCGRAHSDVTVQVVKKNRRLKANDRERNRMHNLNDALDALRGVLPSFPDETKLTKIETLRFAHNYIWALSETIRIADLQAGKVGEPPVLLSPCLAEAPTPGSDACSWSSSGSSSSSSPAYCASSPGSPAVPEDYSCLRQDALYGFRSFVPGIY, encoded by the coding sequence ATGGACTCGCTCTACTCCGACATCGACAGCAACAGCTGCAACTTCTTCCCGCACAGCGAAGACGAGGAGTCCCGCGGCCCACGCTGCGCGTCCCCGCAGCccgagcagcagcagaagaagcagcGGCGTTGCGGTCGCGCGCACAGCGACGTGACAGTGCAAGTGGTGAAGAAGAACCGGCGCCTGAAAGCCAACGACCGCGAGCGTAACCGCATGCACAACCTGAACGACGCGCTGGACGCGCTGCGCGGCGTGCTGCCCTCATTCCCGGACGAGACGAAGCTGACGAAAATCGAGACTCTGCGGTTCGCGCACAACTACATCTGGGCGCTGTCCGAGACCATCCGCATCGCGGACCTGCAGGCGGGTAAGGTCGGCGAGCCGCCCGTGCTGCTCAGCCCGTGCCTAGCCGAGGCCCCTACCCCGGGCAGCGATGCCTGCTCCTGGAGCTCCAgcggctcctcatcctcctcctccccggCCTACTGCGCATCCAGCCCGGGCAGCCCCGCCGTCCCCGAGGACTACAGCTGCCTGCGGCAGGACGCGCTGTACGGCTTCCGCAGCTTCGTGCCGGGCATCTACTGA